The proteins below come from a single Cryptococcus gattii WM276 chromosome D, complete sequence genomic window:
- a CDS encoding CAP1-related protein (Similar to TIGR gene model, INSD accession AAW46501.1): protein MPLNLPFSSALKLPLPRRFIILILSASILILFLHTFAPSTLPPVLTPNLQHHEPDASYFSPSKWLPPILNPNAPTRPLEFDEEGQCLFLSPFDALSAAEKARAQVLSLNEISPGIVRAEAPPAEGTDADPDFDDEFSELSNATRKMPTGLTHPILGLLRDGEAKWNSMLARQSQTLEEAVNVYIERWGRKPPKGFDEWWHFAKSNNVLLPDEYDAIMNSLLPFYALPIETLKARLAEAEKIPETFTLIVHDGKVELQWNDDYSRDTWWASRPRADSQINLMEPFIKHIGTFRATFTIHDQPSVLLDYERQKELLTAARQGKISTHPNEIDRAEQNWKKACAPDSPLNKGEEELEASDSFISSHLAAMDICQHPSYLENHGMLLEEKNSDTHPKPHTKLYPILVPSKTALNGDIPVTPIGKDGRRDDVGHDPEWSRKSGKLYWRGLATGLQHNKKAGAKWRQSHRERLHFLANDKSDAYTEVLSPVGSSGEAELAQMPLKELGQYYMDVKLAGGNWQCDWGDGSCEEMEKEIDFAPKDSSERSNDFKYVFDTDGNAWSSRFPRLMASNNVVIKSTVFPEWNTNSLPEWYAYVPSKMDYSDLFSIMTFFRGTPSGRGAHDEVARRIALNGQCWVERTWRREDLQAYMFRLYLEYARLTSPDRDNGKMDYVPTPKKAFNVAHGVPVAADVEPPVNQ, encoded by the exons ATGCCGCTCAACTTGCCCTTCTCCTCCGCCCTCAAGCTCCCCCTCCCGCGCAGgttcatcatcctcatcctctcaGCGTCCATCCTaatcctcttcctccacaCCTTCGCACCCTCAACCCTCCCTCCAGTTCTCACGCCAAACTTGCAACACCACGAGCCAGACGCCTCATacttctctccctccaaATGGCTCCCTCCTATCCTCAATCCCAACGCCCCAACGCGTCCATTAGAgtttgatgaagagggGCAGTGTCTTTTCCTCTCGCCCTTCGATGCTCTCTCAGCAGCAGAGAAGGCACGTGCTCAAGTCCTCTCCCTCAACGAAATTTCTCCAGGTATTGTGCGAGCGGAAGCGCCTCCTGCCGAGGGTACTGATGCCGATCCGGACTTTGACGACGAGTTCTCCGAGCTCAGCAATGCTACGAGAAAAATGCCTACTGGACTGACGCACCCTATCTTGGGTTTGCTGAGGGACGGTGAGGCCAAATGGAACTCAATGCTCGCAAGGCAAAGTCAGACACTGGAGGAGGCCGTGAATGTGTACATAGAAAGATGGGGAAGAAAGCCGCCCAAGGGTTTCGACGAGTG GTGGCATTTCGCGAAATCCAATAACGTCCTCCTCCCGGATGAATATGATGC GATCATGAactcccttcttcctttctaTGCCCTTCCTATTGAAACCCTTAAGGCGCGTCTGGCCGAGGCTGAGAAGATTCCCGAAACATTCACTCTCATTGTACACGACGGCAAGGTGGAGCTTCAGTGGAACGACGATTACTCCAGAGATACTTGGTGGGCTAGTCGACCTAGGGCTGACAGTCAGATCAACTTGATGGAACCTTTTATCAAGCATATCGGGACTTTCAG GGCGACTTTCACCATCCACGATCAGCCGTCTGTCCTTCTCGATTATGAGCGTCAAAAAGAGCTTCTTACTGCTGCCCGACAGGGCAAAATCTCCACGCACCCTAACGAAATTGATCGAGCCGAGCAAAACTGGAAAAAAGCCTGTGCTCCCGACAGTCCTCTTAACAAAGGCGAAGAGGAGCTTG AGGCCTCCGAttccttcatctcttcGCACCTCGCCGCCATGGACATCTGCCAGCACCCGTCCTACTTGGAGAATCACGGTATGCTACTCGAAGAGAAAAATTCTGATACGCACCCCAAACCCCATACCAAACTTTACCCTATTCTCGTTCCTTCCAAGACTGCACTCAACGGCGACATCCCCGTCACTCCTATTGGTAAAGACGGAAGGCGTGACGATGTTGGTCATGACCCCGAGTGGAGCCGGAAAAGTGGTAAACTCTATTGGCGCGGTTTGGCTACCGGATTGCAGCACAACAAGAAAGCCGGTGCAAAATGGCGACAATCCCACCGCGAGCGTCTGCACTTCCTCGCTAACGACAAGTCAGATGCCTACACTGAAGTCCTCTCCCCTGTGGGTTCTTCTGGCGAGGCTGAGCTCGCTCAAATGCCTTTGAAAGAGCTGGGTCAGTATTACATGGACGTAAAGCTTGCTGGTGGAAACTGGCAATGTGACTGGGGAGACGGATCTTgtgaggagatggagaaggagattgaTTTCGCCCCCAAGGATAGTTCTGAGAGAAGCAATGACTTCAAATATGTCTTTGAC ACTGATGGTAATGCCTGGAGTTCCCGTTTCCCTCGATTGATGGCTAGCAACAA TGTTGTCATCAAATCTACCGTTTTCCCCGAGTGGAATACTAACTCCCTTCCGGAGTGGTATGCCTATGTCCCATCCAAGATGGACTACTCTgatctcttctccatcatGACTTT CTTCCGAGGAACCCCATCCGGCCGAGGCGCGCATGATGAAGTGGCTAGAAGGATTGCGTTGAACGGCCAGTGCTGGGTTGAGCGAA CctggagaagagaggatcTCCAAGCATACATGTTCAGATTATACCTCGAATATGCGAGGCTGACAAGTCCCGACAGGGACAATGGCAAGATG GACTACGTTCCCACACCAAAGAAAGCCTTTAACGTGGCCCATGGTGTACCCGTTGCTGCTGACGTTGAGCCCCCTGTCAACCAATAG
- a CDS encoding protoheme IX farnesyltransferase, putative (Similar to TIGR gene model, INSD accession AAW46500.1), which produces MISRKGLGFAANILHPKSSDKVVGAHILHRTFTTQSTQCFPPWPLRSQTTAREMSFSPREGSNHRAGKHLTWELFAPKCQKRSSHSIARQTGDTTVDSSRPFFSAHPIPYSPPFKTVYGAANAPIPKLPDLNLPHPTAPAAPISAYKPLPPLTWKRLLSVYSALSKRNLTILMTLTATTGLALSPLPLSIPLLLNLTVGTLLTSAAANTFNQVLESPIDAQTPRTRVRPLVTRRVSPFHAAIFGLVCTVVGGAILWYGCNPTTAALGIGNLILYAAVYTPMKRFSVANTWVGAVVGAITPLMGWTATGASLWPTSDQPLLLHTPWSDLPNLPNPLTPLTLFALLFSWQFPHFNALSHMIRPFYALSGYPMLSVLSPRLNALVSLRHAVLLVPFTAILGPLSGCVDWSFALTSSVPNYFFVRDAWRFYKLTNEANAKKLFFVSLWYLPAVLGLMLVHKNVIGWLDGRKEAEEQEKMKMEVPVKGRS; this is translated from the exons ATGATATCACGGAAAGGTTTAGGCTTCGCAGCCAACATTCTACATCCCAAATCCTCCGACAAGGTCGTCGGCGCGCATATTTTACATCGCACTTTCACTACACAATCTACCCAGTGCTTCCCACCATGGCCCTTACGGTCCCAAACGACAGCTCGAGAGATGTCCTTCTCCCCACGTGAAGGCAGTAATCACAGGGCAGGAAAACAT TTAACCTGGGAGTTATTTGCTCCGAAGTGTCAAAAGAGGTCTTCGCACTCCATAGCTCGACAAACCGGCGACACGACAGTTGATTCCTCTCGACCTTTCTTCTCTGCTCACCCTATACCCTACTCTCCTCCCTTCAAAACCGTCTATGGAGCCGCCAATGCCCCCATACCTAAACTTCCCGACCTCAACCTTCCACACCCCACTGCTCCTGCTGCGCCTATATCTGCCTACAAACCGTTACCGCCGTTGACATGGAAACGGCTACTATCTGTCTATTCTGCATTGTCGAAGAGAAATCTAACAATTCTCATGACACTCACCGCGACAACGGGTCTCGCGCTTTCGCCTCTGCCTCTGAGCATCCCGCTGCTGCTCAATCTGACAGTCGGAACCCTCTTGACCAGTGCTGCCGCCAACACTTTTAATCAGGTTCTCGAGTCCCCCATCGATGCTCAGACACCACGTACACGTGTCCGACCGCTCGTCACCAGGCGTGTTTCACCTTTCCATGCGGCCATATTTGGTCTGGTATGTACTGTCGTGGGTGGAGCAATCCTCTGGTATGGATGCAACCCTACAACTGCTGCCCTGGGTATCGGTAACCTCATTCTCTACGCTGCAGTGTATACTCCGATGAAGAGGTTCTCTGTTGCCAACACCTGGGTGGGTGCTGTCGTCGGTGCGATCACTCCTCTCATGGGATGGACGGCTACTGGTGCTTCTCTTTGGCCGACATCTGATCAGCCGTTGCTTTTGCATACGCCCTGGTCCGACCTTCCCAATTTGCCAAACCCTCTCACACCCCTCACGCTTTTCgctcttctcttctcaTGGCAATTCCCTCATTTCAACGCCCTTTCCCATATGATCCGACCATTCTATGCTCTGTCTGGCTACCCCATGTTGTCCGTTCTTTCTCCTCGCCTTAACGCCCTCGTCTCTCTCCGACACGCCGTTCTGCTTGTACCCTTCACGGCCATACTTGGGCCATTGTCTGGCTGTGTAGATTGGTCATTCGCCCTCACGTCATCTGTGCCCAACTACTTTTTCGTACGTGATGCTTGGAGGTTCTACAAGCTCACCAATGAAGCGAACGCAAAGAAGCTCTTCTTTGTGAGTTTATGGTATCTGCCCGCGGTGTTGGGTTTGATGTTGGTGCACAAAAATGTCATCGGGTGGCTAGATGGGAGGAAAGAAGCAGAGGAacaggagaagatgaagatggaagTGCCAGTGAAAGGCAGATCATAG
- a CDS encoding ATP-binding cassette, sub-family b, member 10, mitochondrial precursor, putative (Similar to TIGR gene model, XP_568016.1~Probable ATP-dependent permease C9B6.09c): MLSRQGLGLAANFIRTPLRRRFPPNLLMPAHAATLHPQFRQLLFQSRLRYYSQPSKQAEKTEKEKEPEDECAPSPIPIHPPQPIKLPSATASPTTSSTSSWKDAKPDASSVLKLLTLAKPEWKLLTAGVAFLSVSTAVNLSIPWAIGRIIDFFAPGSDETLLFGLPLEHATGALAVILLIGAAANSGRSVCLRLAGQRTVARIRNKTYDKYLSMPPSHIETAGVGDALSRLGQDTSIVGQSLSENLGEGLKAVLGAGAGVIAMWLISPTLTVAMLCIIPPIAIGTFFYGRFIRKLSLKTQEAMGGMSKLAEERLSAHRTITSSNTQPMEKGLYASKVDGVYKLQKKETFANGIFQGANEVAGDIGMIGLLIYGGVLVKRGEISIGDMTSLFIYVNWIEWSLNTLAGFFTGLMKGVGASQRIIGLHAIPSPIPLSSGELLPKADAGSIELRNVDFAYPSRPDAKVLNGLNLKIDKGERIALVGGSGSGKSSIQLLLLRFYDPTSGSVLFSDNDIRKYIPESWRSRIGVVQQDPVLFGGTIEENIAYGHPNATRGDIKRAAQVAHCDFIEKLPQGYDTLITKNSMSGGQRQRIAIARALVGNPSVLLMDEATSALDSESERAVNAALNDLFANSDITVILIAHRLSSIASANRVVLLEGGKVVEDGTYEDLISRRDGKFRKMVQGQLAKIQVGEVEEEPEPVSEEEEQPQVEKGKEDVEVKVLEKKE; the protein is encoded by the exons ATGCTGTCAAGACAAGGCTTAGGCCTGGCGGCGAACTTCATACGTACCCCGCTCCGGAGACGCTTTCCCCCCAACCTCCTTATGCCAGCCCACGCAGCGACATTGCATCCTCAATTTCGACAGCTATTGTTTCAGTCAAGGCTACGATACTACTCGCAGCCCAGCAAGCAGGCAGAGAAGACcgagaaagagaaggagcCTGAAGACGAATGCGCGCCATCTCCTATCCCCATACATCCTCCTCAGCCAATCAAACTCCCATCTGCCACTGCATCTCCTACGACatcttccacttcttcctGGAAAGACGCAAAACCAGATGCTTCTTCTGTTCTGAAACTTCTCACACTCGCAAAGCCAGAATGGAAACTTTTAACTGCTGGTGTCGCCTTTCTTTCGGTCTCCACAGCTGTCAATTTGTCGATTCCATGGGCTATCGGCCGAATTATCGATTTCTTTGCGCCGGGCTCTGATGAAACGTTATTGTTTGGGTTACCCTTGGAACATGCTACTGGAGCTTTGGCAGTGATCTTACTGATTGGCGCGGCGGCCAATTCAGGTAGAAGTGTTTgtcttcggcttgctgGACAACGTACGGTTGCTCGCATTAG GAACAAAACTTATGACAAGTATCTCTCTATGCCCCCTTCTCACATCGAGACTGCTGGCGTTGGTGACGCCCTTTCTCGACTCGGTCAAGACACTTCAATTGTCGGCCAGTCGCTCAGTGAAAATCTCGGTGAAGGTCTGAAGGCTGTCCTTGGCGCTGGTGCCGGTGTTATTGCTATGTGGTTGATCTCTCCTACTCTCACCGTTGCCATGCTTTGTATCATTCCGCCTATCGCTATCGGTACCTTTTTCTATGGCCGTTTCATTCGCAAATTGTCTTTGAAGACTCAGGAGGCAATGGGTGGCATGTCTAAACTTGCCGAGGAACGTTTGTCTGCCCACCGAACCATCACGTCATCCAACACCCAACCTATGGAAAAGGGACTCTATGCTTCCAAGGTCGATGGAGTCTACAAGCTCCAGAAGAAGGAGACTTTCGCCAACGGTATATTCCAAGGTGCCAACGAGGTTGCCGGAGACATTGGAATGATTGGTCTTCTGATCTATGGCGGTGTGCTGGTCAAGCGGGGAGAAATCTCTATTGGTGATATGACTTCGCTTTTCATCTACGTCAACTGGATTGAATGGTCTCTCAATA CTCTTGCTGGATTCTTCACTGGTCTCATGAAGGGTGTCGGTGCTTCTCAACGTATCATCGGTCTTCATGCTATCCCTTCTCCGATCCCACTCTCATCCGGTGAACTCTTACCCAAGGCTGATGCCGGTTCAATTGAATTGAGGAATGTCGACTTTGCGTATCCTTCCAGGCCTGATGCCAAGGTCCTTAACGGTCTGAACTTGAAGATCGACAAGGGAGAAAGAATCGCTCTTGTTGGTGGTTCTGGTTCTGGTAAATCTTCAATTCAACTTCTGCTTCTCCGATTCTATGACCCCACTTCTGGCTCTGTCCTTTTCTCGGACAACGACATTCGAAAGTACATCCCCGAGTCCTGGAGATCACGCATTGGTGTGGTTCAACAGGACCCTGTATTATTCGGCGGTACCATTGAAGAGAACATTGCATACGGCCATCCCAATGCTACTCGAGGGGACATCAAGAGAGCAGCGCAAGTGGCCCATTGCGACTTTATTGAGAAGCTTCCTCAAGGCTATGACACTCTGA TCACTAAAAACAGTATGTCTGGTGGACAAAGGCAAAGAATTGCCATTGCTCGTGCTCTTGTCGGAAACCCGTCGGTTCTTTTGATGGATGAAGCGACAAGTGCTTTGGACTCTGAGTCCGAACGTGCT GTCAACGCCGCCCTCAATGACCTCTTCGCCAACTCGGACATCACCGTCATTCTTATTGCGCACCGTCTCTCTTCCATTGCATCCGCCAACAGAGTCGTACTCTTGGAAGGCGGTAAGGTTGTTGAGGACGGCACTTATGAAGACTTGATATCAAGAAGAGATGGCAAGTTCAGGAAGATGGTACAAGGACAGTTGGCCAAGATACAGGTTGGCgaagtggaggaggagcCTGAACCTGTgtcagaagaagaagagcaacCGCAGGTGGAAAAAGGCAAGGAGGATGTAGAGGTAAAGGTTCTagagaagaaagagtaG
- a CDS encoding u3 small nucleolar RNA-associated protein 11, putative (Similar to TIGR gene model, INSD accession AAW46498.1), whose protein sequence is MSRRNHKERAQPIHRARLGHLEKHKDYVHRARDYKSKQERIRKLREKAAFRNKDEFYWGMVKGKTKGGVAIGERGFEALSTEVVKLLKSQDLGYIRVQIAKDEKAITKLRAELEVTSPASHTSEEWSAASELAEVEKLAEMGVVLSPALSSKKGKGKSKAPAEGHVVFVDDRDEFENYGNESEEEEQQKLEEEQVDLGWEEPQPVKKRKAKTVEPTKEEFNEQAAAEEAREYRLQLLSDLSAHLNRLKLLRQAEAKLETTKGLMGKGAVKKVREHGWVEDESQPEDRNGDRKKWQGKIWKWKMERRK, encoded by the exons ATGTCTCGTAGGAACCACAAGGAGCGGGCTCAACCTATCCACCGTGCCCGGCTCGGTCATCTCGAAAAACACAAAGATTACGTGCACCGTGCACGAGACTACAAATCCAAGCAAGAACGTATCCGGAAGCTTCGTGAGAAGGCGGCATTTAGGAACAAGGATGAGTTTTACTGGGGTATGGTCAAGGGAAAGACCAAAGGTGGTGTGGCTATTGGAGAGCGAGGGTTCGAGGCGCTAAGCACTGAAGTCGTCAAGCTTTTGAAGAGTCAGGACTTAGGTTATATCAGGGTTCAGATCGCaaaagatgaaaag GCAATCACTAAACTTCGGGCAGAACTCGAAGTCACTTCTCCCGCTTCACACACTTCTGAGGAATGGTCCGCTGCGTCTGAGCTAGCCGAGGTGGAAAAGCTCGCAGAAATGGGTGTCGTTCTCAGCCCTGCTTTGTCTAGcaagaaaggaaaaggaaagagcAAAGCACCCGCTGAGGGTCATGTGGTATTTGTAGATGATCGGGATGAAT TTGAAAATTACGGGAATGAGtccgaagaagaagaacagCAGAAAttggaggaagagcaggTCGACCTGGGCTGGGAAGAGCCACAGCCtgtgaagaagagaaaggcAAAGACTGTTGAGCCAACGAAGGAAGAGTTCAATGAGCAAGCAGCGGCTGAAGAAGCAAGG GAATATCGTCTACAACTCCTTTCAGATCTTTCAGCCCACTTGAACCGACTCAAACTTTTGCGTCAAGCGGAGGCTAAGTTGGAAACAACGAAAGGCCTTATGGGGAAAGGTGCTGTTAAAAAGGTGCGAGAGCATGGGTGGGTTGAAGACGAATCTCAACCGGAAGATCGTAACGGAGACAGGAAGAAATGGCAGGGCAAGATCTGGAagtggaagatggaaaggagAAAGTGA
- a CDS encoding phospholipid:diacylglycerol acyltransferase, putative (Similar to TIGR gene model, INSD accession AAW46497.1), producing the protein MPPRKKAVNPSPSLLASPSPSTSAVERLPVPATPSSLRQRRSQNTNKEAGGKDNVEFNVKLKKNNDGRYHLQEPLLTRLISVNTPSSRIMMKPHVKTSLPAGKNGFLDARGILLGIIIAIWAMDFSSLPADMKDVWTSLPTSLDPRDLVSNLTVIDTARRALENRDFTVGEEVKAEFGIEKHHPIILVPGIVSTGLESWGTEVVARNFFRKRLWGTSTMIRAVLSNKERWVQALSIDPETGLDPPGFKIRAAQGLDAASEFIQGYWIWQKVVENLATVGYDTNSMDLAAYDWRLAYYNLEIRDAYFTRLKNKIEMFHWHNKQKVVLCSHSMKWVESDPITNGFGGGGGPNWVEEHIEAWINVAGSLLGVSKAMTAFLSGEMRDTVELHPAGSWVLEKFFSRRERAKLFRRWPGSSSMWLKGGNRIWGNENRAPDDPEDATDTHGRFFSFRHPGVPPDDKSLSEWTVSPNLTVNEAGPYVLTHTPPSFQRMMESNYSQGFETDVKKLKENGKDHRKWSNPLEVQLPDAPSMKIYCLYGHGKETERSYWYMQGEYEEDESRSDAEGDQAYCDASDPSNGCDNSVINRTALDFPLARRHWIDSAVTIKGSSPEVRSGVKFGDGDGTIPVVSLGSMCVKGWKGKTKWNPAGIEVITQEYKHSPEGLDLRGGAQTADHVDILGASPLNSAILKIAGGRGDLVTEQIGSKILEYTERMDWD; encoded by the exons ATGCCTCCTCGCAAGAAGGCGGTCAATCCCTCTCCGTCTCTTCTAGCATCGCCTTCGCCTTCCACAAGCGCGGTCGAGAGATTGCCCGTCCCTGCAACACCTTCTAGTCTACGACAACGGAGATCACAAAATACAAATAAGGAAGCGGGTGGGAAGGATAATGTCGAGTTCAATGTCAaattgaagaagaat AATGACGGAAGATACCAT CTCCAGGAACCCCTTTTGACGAGATTG ATCTCAGTGAATactccttcttctcgcATCATGATGAAACCCCACGTCAAGACAAGCCTACCAGCTGGAAAGAATGGATTTTTGGACGCAAG AGGTATTTTGCTTGGTATTATCATTGCTATCTGGGCAATGGACTTTTCCTCCCTTCC GGCCGATATGAAAGATGTTTGGACTTCCCTCCCCACTTCTTTAGATCCTCGCGATCTGGTCTCCAACTTGACTGTAATAGACACTGCCCGAAGAGCTTTGGAAAATCGTGATTTCACAGTGGGCGAAGAGGTGAAGGCGGAGTTCGGTATCGAGAAGCACCACCCAATTATTCTTGTCCCTGGTATCGTGTCAACAGGTTTGGAAAGTTGGGGGACGGAGGTTGTAGCAAGGAACTTTTTCAGAAAGAGGTTATGG GGTACATCGACAATGATTAGAGCTGTATTGAGTAATAA GGAGCGATGGGTACAAGCTCTCAGCATAGATCCGGAGACTGGTTTGGACCCACCAGGCTTCAAGATTAGAGCTGCCCAGGGTCTGGACGCAGCC TCTGAGTTCATACAGGGCTATTGGATCTGGCAGAAGGTTGTCGAAAACCTCGCTACCGTGGGATATGACACCAACTCTATGGACTTGGCCGCCTATGATTGGCGTCTGGCTTACTACAACCTTGAAATCCGAGATGCTTACTTTACGAGGCTCAAGAACAAAATTGAGATGTTTCATTGGCATAACAAGCAAAAGGTTGTGCTCTGCTCTCATTC TATGAAATGGGTCGAGTCTGACCCAATCACGAACGGTTtcggtggtggtggtggtcCCAACTGGGTAGAG GAACACATTGAAGCTTGGATCAACGTTGCAGGTTCCTTGCTTGGTGTCTCCAAGGCTATGACGGCCTTCTTGAGCGGTGAAATGAGAGACACTGTGGAGCTT CATCCCGCCGGATCATGGGTACTCGAAAAGTTCTTCtcaagaagagaaagagcCAAGCTCTTTAGGCGATGGCCTGGCAGTAGTTCCATGTGGCTAAAA GGTGGTAACCGAATCTGGGGTAATGAGAACCGCGCTCCGGATGACCCCGAGGACGCTACGGATACACATGGACGATTCTTCTCTTTCCGTCACCCAGGTGTGCCTCCTGACGACAAATCCCTCTCTGAATGGACTGTGTCGCCCAACTTGACAGTGAATGAGGCGGGGCCGTATGTGCTTACTCATACACCTCCATCTTTCCAAAGAATGATGGAAAGCAATTACAGTCAAGGGTTTGAAACTGATGTGAAGAAATTGAAAGAGAACGGGAAGGATCATAGAAAG TGGTCAAATCCTTTGGAGGTTCAGTTGCCGGATGCTCCGTCAATGAAGATCTACTGCTTGTATGGACACGGTAAAGAGACTGAG AGGTCATATTGGTATATGCAAGGAGAGTACGAGGAAGATGAGTCTCGCTCTGATGCGGAGGGCGATCAGGCCTAT TGCGACGCTTCTGACCCGTCCAATGGATGCGACAACTCTGTTATCAACCGGACAGCTCTTGACTTCCCCCTTGCGCGTCGACATTGGATTGATTCTGCTGTTACCATTAAAGGGAGTAGCCCAGAAGTTCGGTCGGGCGTCAAGTTTGGGGATGGCGATGGGACAATTCCAGTGGTTAGTCTGGGCAGTATGTGCGTCAAGGGCTGGAAGGGCAAAACCAAGTGGAACCCGGCAGGAATAGAGGTCATTACTCAAG AGTACAAACATTCACCTGAAGGCTTGGACCTTCGTGGTGGTGCGCAGAC GGCGGATCACGTGGACATCCTAGGTGCATCACCTCTAAACTCTGCAATCCTGAAAATTGCAGGTGGGCGAGGTGACTTGGTGACTGAGCAGATCGGAAGCAAGATTTTAGAGTACACTGAGCGGATGGATTGGGACTGA